The proteins below are encoded in one region of Planctopirus limnophila DSM 3776:
- a CDS encoding MFS transporter, translating into MTSATMTAGAAPNAHRLLWAGFTAILAAGVGFAIRGGILDNWGREFGFTNAQLGVIGGAGFTGFCFGIIIGGVIADKIGYGKLVVAAFAFHVLSAFVTFAAVTPTGDAAAIAAGQATAFNFLFWGTFIFAIANGTLEAVANPLVATVFPNDRTHYLNILHASWPAGMIIGAAAGWVLDDMFNVPWKYQLALFLLPTVVYGLMFLGQAMPKSEASKQGLSLGEMLKDVGLLGGLVVCYLLSLFFGDVLKPLFAEGSPMAGYVGYGIGGALLIAVGVITKFSLGSFLLFVLFVTHALVGAVELGTDGWIQNITGNILTSQEGKILFVFTSAVMFALRFCAHFIEKQMGLSPVGILLVCSILAFIGLNLTSRVDSFTMALLALTVYGFGKTFFWPTMLAVTSDRFPRTGAVAISIMGGIGMLSAGLMGSQGLGYAKDRFAGEALKAEKPALFEEYKASKESTFLFFPAAKGIDGQKLGAIQEKKPDQRTEDDKIVVAASISGDRKTLVADSAIPATMAAIYLCLMIYFKSIGGYRPLTLKDLSSKDNVHTGTDLGTAES; encoded by the coding sequence TCTGGGCTGGATTCACAGCAATTCTTGCCGCCGGTGTGGGGTTCGCAATTCGTGGAGGGATTCTCGATAACTGGGGCAGGGAATTTGGCTTTACCAATGCTCAGCTTGGTGTGATTGGTGGTGCGGGATTTACCGGGTTCTGTTTCGGCATCATTATCGGTGGCGTGATCGCAGATAAGATTGGCTATGGCAAACTCGTCGTAGCCGCCTTTGCGTTTCATGTGCTGTCAGCTTTCGTCACATTTGCAGCAGTCACTCCCACGGGAGACGCAGCCGCCATTGCAGCTGGCCAGGCAACCGCCTTTAACTTCCTGTTCTGGGGAACGTTCATCTTTGCGATTGCCAACGGAACGCTGGAAGCCGTCGCTAACCCCCTGGTGGCTACAGTCTTTCCAAATGACCGCACGCATTATCTCAATATTCTGCATGCAAGCTGGCCTGCCGGGATGATCATTGGAGCGGCTGCCGGTTGGGTGCTGGACGATATGTTCAACGTCCCCTGGAAGTATCAATTAGCTTTGTTCCTGTTACCCACAGTGGTCTATGGGCTGATGTTTCTGGGACAGGCCATGCCGAAAAGCGAAGCTTCCAAGCAAGGACTCTCATTGGGTGAAATGCTCAAGGATGTGGGTCTTCTCGGTGGACTCGTGGTCTGCTATCTGCTTTCGCTCTTCTTTGGGGATGTTCTCAAGCCCTTGTTTGCCGAAGGCTCGCCGATGGCAGGTTATGTGGGATACGGCATCGGTGGAGCACTCCTGATTGCGGTCGGCGTGATTACGAAATTCAGCCTTGGGTCATTCCTGCTCTTTGTACTGTTTGTCACTCACGCTCTGGTTGGTGCCGTGGAACTTGGTACCGATGGCTGGATTCAGAACATTACGGGAAACATCCTCACCTCCCAGGAAGGAAAGATTCTCTTCGTGTTTACATCCGCTGTGATGTTTGCTTTGCGATTCTGTGCTCACTTTATTGAGAAGCAGATGGGCCTTTCACCTGTGGGAATTCTCCTCGTCTGCTCGATCCTGGCTTTCATCGGTTTGAATCTGACCAGTCGAGTCGATTCATTCACCATGGCTCTGCTGGCACTGACAGTTTACGGGTTTGGCAAAACATTCTTCTGGCCCACAATGCTCGCTGTGACCAGTGACCGCTTCCCACGAACGGGTGCTGTTGCCATCAGTATCATGGGTGGTATCGGGATGCTGTCCGCCGGTCTGATGGGATCGCAAGGTCTGGGCTATGCTAAAGATCGATTTGCAGGTGAAGCCTTGAAAGCCGAAAAACCAGCTCTGTTTGAAGAATACAAAGCCTCCAAAGAGAGCACGTTCCTCTTCTTCCCGGCAGCCAAGGGGATTGATGGCCAGAAACTGGGAGCAATCCAGGAAAAGAAACCTGATCAGAGAACTGAAGACGACAAAATCGTGGTGGCAGCCAGCATTTCTGGTGATCGAAAGACTCTCGTGGCAGATTCAGCGATCCCGGCGACCATGGCAGCGATCTATCTCTGCCTGATGATCTACTTCAAGAGCATTGGTGGTTATCGCCCACTGACTCTCAAGGATCTCTCATCCAAAGACAATGTGCATACCGGCACAGATCTTGGCACTGCTGAGAGTTAA
- a CDS encoding DUF6800 family protein, with protein MPRTERDRELAKRRQRKAKIKKLEKKYAAATSAADKELIVAKVRRMSPMLNFVARVEGTEAK; from the coding sequence ATGCCTCGTACAGAACGTGACCGTGAGTTGGCCAAGCGTCGCCAGCGTAAGGCCAAGATCAAGAAGCTCGAAAAGAAGTACGCAGCTGCGACCTCAGCCGCCGACAAGGAACTCATTGTGGCCAAGGTTCGCCGCATGAGTCCCATGCTGAACTTTGTCGCTCGCGTTGAAGGAACCGAAGCCAAGTAG